A window from Hemicordylus capensis ecotype Gifberg chromosome 2, rHemCap1.1.pri, whole genome shotgun sequence encodes these proteins:
- the LOC128343732 gene encoding olfactory receptor 1L1-like → MGNGNQTKASGFILLGFSTKTGNQGVLFPLFLSIYLLTVLGNLMIILLIRSDTRLLHTPMYFFLSHLSLADLGFASTTVPKALENLLSHTKTITYWGCLTQMYFFVAFGITDSFLLASMAYDRYVAICHPLHYSTLMGHKRCLLLVMGSWLLAHLHSLAHTLLMVRLSFCASREIPHFFCDVQPLLRLSCSSTQPNELLAFTEGSLVIMGPFLFIVVSYALILVAILKVPSAAGKRKAFSTCGSHLGAVSLFYGTVIAVYIRPSSSYCIAKDQVVAVLYTMVTPMLNPFIYSLRNEDVMGAMRRGIKRLRK, encoded by the coding sequence ATGGGCAACGGGAACCAAACCAAGGCTTCTGGATTTATTCTCTTGGGCTTCTCCACCAAGACGGGAAACCAGGGGGtcctcttccccctcttcctctccaTTTACTTACTGACTGTCCTGGGCAACCTGATGATCATCCTGCTCATCCGATCTGACACCCGCCTCCTTCACACCCCCATGTACTTCTTTCTCAGCCAcctctccctggcagatcttgGCTTTGCATCCACTACTGTGCCCAAAGCTCTGGAGAACCTGCTGTCACACACAAAGACCATCACCTACTGGGGCTGCCTGACTCAAATGTATTTCTTTGTGGCATTTGGTATCACTGACAGTTTCCTCCTTGCCTCCATGGCCTATGATCGCTATGTGGCCATTTGCCACCCACTCCATTATTCTACGTTGATGGGCCACAAGCGCTGCCTCCTACTGGTGATGGGCTCCTGGTTGCTGGCTCATCTCCACTCACTGGCTCACACTCTTCTGATGGTCCGGCTCTCCTTTTGTGCTTCCCGAGAGAtcccccatttcttttgtgatgtccagcctctgttgcgcctctcttgctcctccacccagcccaaTGAGCTCCTGGCCTTCACTGAGGGCTCCTTGGTCATCATGGGCCCCTTCCTCTTCATTGTGGTCTCCTATGCCCTCATCCTGGTAGCCATCTTGAAAGTGCCCTCAGCTGCTGGGAAACGCAAGGCCTTCTCAACCTGTGGTTCTCACTTAGGGGCAGTGTCATTGTTCTATGGCACTGTGATAGCAGTCTACATCAGGCCCTCCTCAAGCTACTGCATCGCAAAGGACCAGGTGGTGGCAGTCCTCTATACCATGGTTACCCCAATGCTCAATCCCTTTATTTACAGTCTGAGAAATGAGGATGTGATGGGGGCAATGAGAAGGGGCATAAAAAGACTACGGAAATAG